One region of Haladaptatus cibarius D43 genomic DNA includes:
- a CDS encoding uracil-DNA glycosylase, translating to MGTMEGLEVTDCEQCPALVDCRSQIVNGTGPEDADLLFVGEGPGANEDEQGEPFVGRSGSVLDDRLRDAGLSRADVRITNCVRCRPPENRDPTKEELGNCRAYLEREIELVNPDVIVTLGKVPSQHLLDRNVAVTSEAGSIVNAELGGELRDVLICVHPAATLYDRSQESTFESAIEKAATMAGSSGGQSSLGEF from the coding sequence ATGGGTACGATGGAGGGACTGGAAGTCACCGACTGCGAGCAGTGTCCCGCGCTCGTAGACTGTCGAAGCCAAATCGTCAACGGAACCGGGCCGGAGGACGCAGACCTCCTGTTTGTCGGGGAAGGCCCGGGCGCGAACGAGGACGAACAGGGCGAACCGTTCGTCGGACGGAGCGGTTCCGTGCTGGACGACAGACTCCGCGACGCGGGGCTTTCGCGCGCAGACGTTCGAATCACGAACTGCGTGCGCTGTCGGCCGCCCGAAAACCGCGACCCGACGAAAGAGGAACTGGGTAACTGCCGAGCGTATCTGGAGCGCGAAATCGAACTGGTGAATCCCGACGTTATCGTCACGCTCGGCAAGGTTCCGAGTCAGCACCTCCTCGATAGAAACGTGGCGGTGACGAGCGAAGCAGGAAGCATCGTCAACGCCGAGCTCGGGGGAGAACTCCGAGACGTGCTGATTTGTGTCCATCCTGCGGCGACGTTGTACGACCGCAGTCAGGAATCGACGTTCGAAAGCGCAATCGAAAAAGCCGCCACCATGGCGGGGTCGAGCGGCGGACAGTCGAGTCTCGGCGAGTTTTAA
- a CDS encoding universal stress protein, which produces MGEHVLVPIDGSPASKAALDYALTMPEVKITVLTVVNPFDIDPLSPGYKSPLGKAGMPAYSQEWYQKEWDSAKELHEELREKADDVPFESVVTLGQPARQIVKHATEQGVDHIVMGTHGKEDLSNVFLGSVAEKVAHRAPITVTIVK; this is translated from the coding sequence ATGGGGGAGCACGTTCTCGTTCCGATAGATGGCTCACCGGCATCGAAGGCGGCGCTTGACTACGCATTGACCATGCCCGAGGTCAAAATCACGGTTCTCACTGTCGTCAATCCGTTCGACATCGACCCGCTGTCGCCGGGGTACAAATCGCCGCTGGGGAAGGCCGGAATGCCTGCGTATTCGCAGGAATGGTATCAAAAAGAGTGGGACAGCGCGAAGGAACTGCACGAAGAACTGCGCGAGAAAGCGGACGACGTGCCGTTCGAAAGCGTCGTCACGTTGGGGCAACCCGCGCGACAGATAGTCAAACACGCCACCGAACAAGGCGTAGACCACATCGTGATGGGAACGCACGGAAAAGAAGACCTCTCGAACGTCTTCCTCGGTTCTGTCGCCGAGAAAGTGGCCCATCGCGCGCCGATAACGGTGACGATAGTGAAATAG